A genomic window from Osmerus eperlanus chromosome 5, fOsmEpe2.1, whole genome shotgun sequence includes:
- the hrasa gene encoding HRas proto-oncogene, GTPase a, which translates to MTEYKLVVVGAGGVGKSALTIQLIQNHFVDEYDPTIEDSYRKQVVIDGETCLLDILDTAGQEEYSAMRDQYMRTGEGFLCVFAINNTKSFEDIHQYREQIKRVKDSDDVPMVLVGNKCDLPARTVDTRQAQELARSYGIPYIETSAKTRQGVEDAFYTLVREIRQHKLRKLNPPDESGQDCLSCRCVVS; encoded by the exons ATGACGGAGTATAAACTGGTGGTCGTGGGAGCTGGTGGTGTGGGCAAGAGTGCTCTCACCATTCAGCTCATCCAGAACCACTTTGTGGACGAATACGACCCTACCATAGAG gaCTCGTACAGGAAGCAGGTGGTGATTGACGGGGAGACGTGCCTGCTAGACATCCTGGACACAGCGGGTCAGGAGGAGTACAGCGCCATGAGGGACCAGTacatgaggacaggagagggcttCCTCTGTGTCTTCGCCATCAACAACACCAAGTCCTTCGAGGACATCCACCAGTACAG GGAACAGATCAAGCGTGTGAAGGACTCGGATGACGTGCCCATGGTGCTTGTGGGGAACAAGTGTGACCTGCCCGCGCGCACGGTGGACACAAGGCAAGCCCAGGAGCTGGCCCGCTCCTACGGCATTCCGTACATCGAGACCTCTGCCAAGACACGACAG GGAGTGGAGGATGCCTTCTACACGCTGGTCAGGGAGATCAGACAGCACAAGCTGAGGAAGCTCAACCCCCCTGACGAGAGCGGCCAGGACTGTCTGAGCTGTCGCTGTGTGGTGTCGTGA